ATTATACAACATGtggataaagaaaatatattgcTGATATTAGTTTACTGAACGACCCAgacattaattataattatactgTATATTCTGAGATTCAGGCTAATGTTTTGAACATGAAACTACCTGTAAATATATAAAGGAAATTTCGTTTATCCGTTCCTACTAAAATGAATGAATATTCATTGTAGTTCACTTATCTGGAAACGTTTTGAACATGAAACCACCGGTAAATGTAAATGAAATTTCGTTCATATGTTCCTACTAAAATGAATGAATATTCTTTGTAGTTCACTTCTATGGAATTTTGTGATAAAATGTATTAATGAATATTCTTTGTAGTTCACTTCTATGGAATTTTGTGATAAAATGTATTTAACTACTTGTCGATAAACAATCATattcacattttattttaaaaaaaaactataataattttattgtacATATGGTCGTGGTCTGCTTATCTATTGGGGTCAACGAGACCTAGTCAATCCTCTCGACTCAACCTCCATCCATACTCTGCCTTCCACGCGCTTACGTACGGACGCGCCCCatcaaaagtaaaattttccaCAAAACTTAAAAGAAGGCTATCAAATCAAAAACTATCACAAGTTTGATTTTTAatgcttcatcatcttcttcctcctcccttatttttcttcaaatcttATCATCcattatttttccttttatagATTCCCCGGAAACAGAAGTAAAAATGCGagaaaaataatcatttttttaatcaaaacatTACAGCTCAAGTTTGGTAGTAAGCAAGCAGACATTTACTtcttaacaacaacaaaaaacaaaactctcTGGTGGCGTCAAAGAGATTATCTAAAGGCTTTGGTCTATTGATTAACCGGAGATCATCAGAATCCGTCTTCAAGGTTCGTTTGATTCTTCAATTTTGGTACTGATGATAAGCTCGATAGTTGCTTCTTGCTGCCCATCAACTCAAAATCGAATCTTTTCGATCTGAGATTTTCGAATTTTATCTATTTGATATATTGCAGTTGAAATCACGAAGCAaaacccttaaaaaaaaaaagtagtctTGATGAGGTCACGAGATGATGATGCACACGAAGCAGATGGTAGTAGATCAGATGCTGGCTCTTCAAGAACCGACGAAGAAAAGCACTCGCGACTTGGGTCTCAAAGATCTGGCAAAAGCCAAGACCTTTCTGACCCAAACTACGCTTCAGACACTTCCTCTAAGAACACAACCACCACCAACACTATTGAGTACACTGAACAAGAACGTGCTGAGCTTCTTAGAAGGCTAGACTCAATAAAAGACCACCTCCTTCGTGGTGGTGGTAGTGTAGTTAACGAGAATCAGCAATCCCTCAGACCTTCTTATTACTACCAACATCCTTATCCAGAACCTTATCCTTACCCTGGACCAGTTCATGGTTATCATCAAGACCCTTATAGAAGACCGCCTCCAGTTCCTTACCCTAACCAGATGGCTCCTCCTCGTCCGTATCCTGGAACTCATTACGTTGACATTGGTGCTGATATAGTCGACCAGGGTACATACTTTCCAGCTACACCTAGTAGATACAGTGACATGCCTCCCTACAGCCCTGTTTCTTCTCACCAGAGACTCTACAACAACAGTCCGAGTTTCCCTTCTTCCGTGACCTCTTCAGATCCtcgaggtggtggtggtggtggtggttacgCTAGGTGGCCTAGTGATCTTGACTCTGAGATGGGCGGTGGTGGTGCTTTCCCTCGTGGGTATGTTAAGAAAGCTGTTTCTGTTAGCGATGACGCTCGTCTTTGCCATCCTCTCGCTGGTGGTGCTCCTTTTATAGCGTGTCATAGCTGCTTTGAGCTGTTGTGTTTGCCTAAGAGGAAGCTTTTGGCTCAGGAGAGGCTGCATAAGCTGCAATGCGGTGCTTGCTCTGAAGTTATCAGTTTCAGGATCGTCGAGAAGAAACTCGTCTTCTCTTCTGGTAATGAGGGAGGAGCAACAGAGTCTGTCTATGTAGAGGTTGAAGATAGAAGCACAACGAACACAGTGGTGGCAGTGGAAGAACAGTCTTCTGTTGATTTCAGCAACTCAGGCAGTGATTTTCCAcgtaaagatgaagaagaagaagaacctatAAGGAATCACCAGAACACAACAAAAAGCATCCGGTCTGAATCTCAGCTCTCAGATGATGTAGAAAGATTGAGCATTTCCAGTGAAAGTCTACAACAGAAGGAGGTCAAATCGGTTCGTAGACGAGCTAAAGGCTCAAAAGCTTCACAACCAGCTGCTGCTCCGGAGAGTGCAAGTCTCCTTGAACTTTTCGAATACTCTAACGTAAACCGAGCTGCGCTCGCTTACGGGATGGCAGAGTTGGGTTATCACAAGCCTGATAAGCAAGAGTTCTTCACGAAACAAGACTCGGTAAAGCCTGAATCGTTAGCTACGGAGACGGAGGTTTCTTACAACGGATACTCTAACACAGAGATCTCTGAAGACTCAAACGGAAGAGAAGACAGCAACAACAGTAACAATAGACCAAGAAGTAGAAAAGGTAGCGAGTCTGGCTCCACGGAGGTGACCACGAGGTCCTCTACTGATGACCAAGGGAAGTTGTTAGAGGTTTGGGTTAATGGACATCTTATACCTGAAGAGCGAGTTAGCAGTGCTGAGAAGTTAGCTGGACCTGTCCAAGCTGGAAAGTACTGGTAATGATGCCATTAACTtcaacctttttattttatttttgaatacaAAGAGGTTCGGGCCCAAGCCCGTAATCCCCGAGGCCCaaaataatattagtttcgtctCAGCGGTCACTCGAACTGGGACCTCTGACACAATGGCCATAGTCCCttgtgttttttggtttttctgaTTTATTGGTCTATGATTCAGGTATGACTACAGAGCTGGGTTCTGGGGAGTAATGGGCAAACCTTGTCTGGGTATAATACCTGTAAGTGCCTTCACATTCTTCTCTTGAGTTGGTTATTGAATCAGGAATCATCAAACTGATGAGTTACATGTTGTTGTTTGTTGATGCAGCCATTTATTGAGGAGTTTAGCCATCATCCAATGCCGGATAACTGCGGTGCAGGGAACACAGAAGTAAAAGTGAATGGGAGAGAGCTTCACAAGAGAGACTTGGAGTTACTAGCCGGTCGTGGTCTTCCTAGAGACAAGAACCGTTCTTACATTCTTGATATATCAGGAAGAATCCTTGATGGAGAGTCAGGGGAAGAGCTTAAAAGCCTTGGCAAATTAGCCCCAACGTAAGCAAAATCACACAGACACATAAGAGTCtttttaagtttgaagttttgttgAAATGTGTGCTTAAATAACTTGTGAAACAGGGTTGATAAGGTGAAGCATGGGTTTGGTATGAGAGTTCCAAGATCATTAGCTTCGTGAAAAGCTCCCACAAGTAACAACAACACAACCAAAATGCTTCTGTTTCATATTAttgatttgtcttttttttttccctaaaTGTAAAGCGTGTGCTTTTTTACTCATGACATTGGttaggtgttttttttttacttatacgAACCGGGTTATGTCGGTATAAGGTTTGTTGTTTGTAatatttcttctttctttttttttttttttttgatcaaacgtaatatttcttctttcttttttcatgTTCCAAGCAGACCAAACCGTTTTGTGATTGTTGGTCGATGTTGGTTATAGATTGTGTGTAATGGGATAGTGTGTTTGCCTACaacttttaatatgtttttaattaatggCAAAACAGCCTATAACTACATTTTACATGTTCTGCCTTTTATGTGTCAAATGGACTTCTAACGCCGCAGGTGTTTAGAGGACAACGCAAATGATACATTTATAGTGTTTAGTTAATGGTTAATCGTAACGACTTTTCTGTAGGCTTATGGACTAGTTTTTCACGTTTCTGAAATAGCTCTTGCTACGTAACAACTAACAACAGACTGTATATTCCATGGGCCCAATATCGATATAAAACAAGATAGAGAAATTGATCTGACTGGCCTCGTGGTCCGTTcgttttttgttttcatgtattattattTCCTAcagaaacagaaaaagaacaaaatgaTACCAAACTTGTGACGAGCATGATAAAAACAGGGGAGATATAAACTGAGCTACTGTCCACAAAGTATCCTGCAAATATCACATTGAAAAATCGAAGTTATAGGTTTCTTTATATCTctacaaatatttaaacaaaattataattttcttaagcctttttcaaaaaaaaaaattataattttcttttcaaataaaGGTTTACAATTAATAAGGAGGAGAAAGAAACAGATTGCATTTCtcatttttaatcataaaatcaaaacaagtaTTCAATATAACTCAACAAATAATTACGAATATAGTCTAACAAAAAAATCACTAGACCCCCAAGCCCAAAATATCAAAACGAGTGTTGATTGCTAAGTTCCAAGCTCCATGAAAAGGTTGATATTGTTGGAGCGAAATGCAGTGGAGATAACACCAACCAGATATGAGATAAGAGGCGTGAGGACCAAAAAGCAATGCACGTCCTTctcattataataaaaaaatctctaaCTTATTCCTAAAATCCGAATAAAATAAACAACAGGACAATAAAGACCATTTagaatctaaaattttatttcttatacaacTCTCGAATCTCTTCCAAGTTCTAACTTCTAACCATAATTTAACATCCTTTCCAATTTTGTTAAAATGTGACAGGACAGTATAAATGACAAGATTAATAATACTCACAACAATGCTAATCAAGGACGACTAAAAATGTGCTGATAAGAAATAAGGTAAATAAAGACTGAAATGGCAAAACAGTAAATAAGAGTGTCGAAGTAAAAATATCATCGTCTTTTATCTCCAACCAAATCATCTATCACTCGCCACAGTGACTATAAAAGCATTCATTCAGTAGTACCTTCACCAAACCATCAAACACACACTCTCAGTCTCTCTTCCCTTCTTCAATGGAACAACAATTAACATTAGTGTTGTTGGCTACCCCCAAAGGCGCCAACTTTGACGAACAAACCCTACACGgcgcttcctcctcctcctccgctcgctccaccacctcctccttCACTCGAACCTTCCTCAAATTCTCCGTCTACTTCTCCCTCGTCGCTCTCGCTTACTACTTCATCATCTCCAGCTTCACCGTCCCTCCTCCAATCTTCATCGCCCTTGATTCGCCGCCGGAATCTCCTTCCGGCAACGGTAAAATTCTCGTTCCCCAAGCTTTACCCTCCCattgttagattcgggtttaatgATGTTCTTCCAGCTTAAAACCAATTTGATCAAACctaaccttttatatattacttaatgtcatTTAGAATTTCCGATGTGGTATATATATCTCTAATACCCCTCCAAGCTGGTGATTAGTggatatatattacttaatatcCATTAGAATTCCCGATGTGAGATATATATCTCTAATACCCCTCCTCGAGATGATGACTCTTATCGACCAAAAATCTCTGAACTTTATGACATTTATAGTCGGTCGAGCGAGTTTAACACAACCTTTATATCCGGTTGGAAGGGTTAATCACGAACTTTATACCCGGCCAGaaggtttaattttaattttaattaggagtttagggtatttaggatctgggctctgataccatgttagattcgaGTTTAATCATGggtttccaacttaaaaccaattggtgattagtggattcctaaccctttatatattatttaatgttttttagaATTCCCGATCCCGATGTGGATATATATCCCTAATACAATTGGGTTTCAAGAATTAGGGTTGATGTTTCTAAATTTATCGGGAAGGATTCAACTTTAGTGTTCACCATGTGTTTGATCAAATGCCTCTGTGTGATTCTCAtttgaagtttctaaatttATCGGAAAGGATTCAACTTTAGTGTTCACCATGTGTTTGATCAAATGCCTCtcttgtgtgtgtgtgcagTTTCGTCGCCAAAGTGTGATCTTTTCACTGGGGATTGGATACCTGATCCGTCGGGTCCTCTCTACACCAATCACTCATGTCCTCACATTCAGGATTTTCAAAACTGTATGTTAAACGGACGCCCAGATGTGAACTATCTCTTCTGGAGATGGAAGCCTCGTGGCTGTGACCTCCCTAGGTTCAGTTCATCTCAGTTTCTCGACAGAGTCAGGAACAAATGGTGGGCTTTCATTGGAGACTCTATTGCTCGTAACCATGTCCAGTCTCTCATCTGCATCCTCTCTCAGGTACACTTAATTACTCCCTCAGTTACACAATAATAGATTTTTACACTTttacacacatattaaaaaaaagattcattATGTGTAAATTAAATACAACTTCCTATAgatataaacaaataattttaataaaaaattcttgtatttaacaaaaaaaaaattaatttgttaaaCATGCAtagaaaacttaaaattttgtgaaataatttttttttcaaattttctatttttgtgaaatgGAGAGATATTAGCAGTTGAACGATTCCTTAGGCTGCAAGAAACTGAGGACTTAATGGTTTATCGGTTTAGGTAGAAGAAGTGGAGGAGATTTACCACGATAAGGAGTTCAGATCCAAGATTTGGAGATTCCCTTCTCACAACTTCACACTCTCTGTCATCTGGTCTCCTTTCCTTGTCAAATCCGAAACACTTGGCACCAGCTCTGATATCCAGCTTTACCTCGACCAGCTCGACCACAAATGGACTCACCAGTACTCGAACTTCGACTACGTTGTCATCTCCGGAGGCAAATGGTTCCTCAAAGCAACGATATTCCACGAAAGCAACACAGTCACAGGCTGCCATTACTGCCACGGTAAATACAACCTAACAGACTTGGGATACGATTACTCCTACCGCAAAACCCTGAAGCTAGTTCGAAACTTCGTCCGTGACTCAACGCACAAACCCCTGGTTCTGTTCCGGACCACAACACCTGACCATTTCGAAACCGCAGAGTGGAACGCTGGTGGGTACTGCAACAGGACGATGCCCTTTAAAGAAGACGAGGCGAAGTTGAAAACCGTTGATGCTGTGATGCGTGATGTTGAGCTTGATGTGTTTCAGAATTTTGGAGAAGGCTCGACCAACTTTAGACTGTTGGACACGACAGGGATGTCTTTTCTCCGACCAGACGGGCACCCGGGACCGTACAGGCATCCACATCCTTTTGCTGGAGGGAAGGTTAAGAGCAGTGTTCAGAATGATTGTCTGCATTGGTGCTTACCCGGTCCGATTGATTCATGGAATGATGTTATGGTGGAGACCATACTTAACCGGTAACGGTTTAGATGCCGGGGATCAAATGTTCGCTGGACTGTTAAATGTACAACGGTGTTGTTTGTGGTTACTTCCGGTTTATAATTCCCACTTGTTCGTGTATATgctatttgtatatttttttcaatcttTGTAATGGTCTTAATCACTCTTAAACGAATAATAATAATGTACCTAtgttataaatgatttttattttttcagaaaGACTAACCAACCATATAGAGTTACATCTATTGGGCCTTTTCATTTTCTAAGGCTAATGGCAATACAAAAACACCGTGCCGTTTTACGACATAAGCTGACACAGTCTAGCCCGTTCTTAGGCACGTGTTGGAATCCTTATTCGCAGACGCAGTCGTCACGATACGCCATACGACGAAGACGAACATTTGGTTGTTTCAGCATCTTTTGGCATATATTAACAAACaatgcataattttaaacattgtttaactcgctcaaataaataaataaaatatataatgtctATGTAcgaaattattttattgatacgACAGCTTGGTAGACTCGGTTTTTTTAAGTTGGTGCATTCAAACCCAAGTTTCATGAAGTCGTAAACGGATACTCAGAACCAAAGCATTTAGGATAAGCTATGgagtattattttttattgtcaCAAACTTTCATTTACTAATCAACCTCAAACAGTTGACACAAGTTCTTTAAATGGCTTTTAGCAATCGAATATGCCATGAATGTTTattgaataaatatataaatgaatgtgttggaAGCATATAATTGCATAGTTTGGCAAAATGCATTTTTGATCTCTTACTAGGAATTTTGTTCCGTGACGTTTGTTTTCTAATTCCACAATGGTTTTTGTATTATGAAATATGTTTAGACATACTATCAAATGGAGTAGGCAAACAAATGGGTGGACGCAAGAGTTAATCAAATTGTATTCATCAGGAGATAGTTTAGGTCACATCAAAATTCAAACATAACACTGGTAGAATATAATCCTCTGTTAAGGGGGGTTATAACTCTTAACCCAATTCCTCTTAGTAAAGAAAAATGATGTATTCTGTTACAAAAATTGatgtatttatatatgcaaCCTAAAGTCAAACTTTATTTTGAGAAAGTGGAAGGGGAAATTGttaaattcaaatatttcaaCCATCTGTCACTCTTCTTTTATCCGATTATAATTCTAGCCTGGCAAATAGATGATATTCATCATAACTTGCTGATGCACACGTCGAATTGACAaagatatatacaaatatataaagattatcatctccacaaaaaaatgatttaataggCTTTTTTGTTGATTGTGATTTGGCGGGACATATTCAAATTAATAAATCATTACAATAACCATGGGCGTTTTGAGATAATTCCCACTTTCACCTttttcactcaaacatatgctAAAAGTCTAATCTATCGATGAATGATTATATGCTTTTTTCTCGTCGCCATGATGTCccaaaatatttgaagatgtgagtttttatttttgaatgtaTAGAATAAATGTTTGATAAAGAGGAGAAATTGCTATGAAATACAATAATAACGAAGAAAAACGAGCGATGGATATCCTCGTGGGAAGACATAAAAAATCATTGCACAAGCATTACGTTTGCATGGCATCACATATCACACGTGCGCCCAAGACATTTCACACGCGCACATATTTTTGACCCACAAATCACAAAAGGCTGGTCCTCACTGAATTTTTCAACAATTTCACAACCCCTCCCAATAATTGAACAGACGATATTATATCATTAATTGTTTGAGACACGTATAAACTCAGTCACTTTTacataaaattatgaaaaaatcaaaaataaatagtattttatatatatgccaACTACCTGCAACTACTTAAACATAcaggaaaatacaaatttctgAAATCTCCTTCcctaaataatcaaataatttagtaaagtAGATCATGGCTACAACAACAAACATTGTAGAAAcgctaaaaattaaaaaattaaaaaatgccaaaaaattatatatacaagaaCATCTTATCCATAATCTCTTcaagattatttatttattaaaccaattaaaaaaatatcagaaaataaaaaactacaTATACATGAAAACTTACAATTTGTGAAATCTCcttttctcttaaaaaaaataaaataatctacCATAGTAGATAATGgccacaacaaaaaaaacattctacAAACGctcataaatttttttcaaaaaaaggctaaaaataaaataataaataccaCAAAATCTATTTTCCCCTGTTAATATGACACACACATGCGCTCTCTATATAAAGCCATTACTCAACACCTCATCAAttacaaaaaagagagaaaaaagttTAGTAATCATAAAactttcaaaagaaaacaaaagttttgCATATCAATGGAGGAATCAAAAGCGCCTCACGTTGCGATCATACCGAGTCCAGGAATGGGTCACCTCATCCCACTCGTCCAGTTCGCTAAACAACTCGTTCAACGCCACGGCTTCTCCGTAACCTTCATCGTCGTCGGCGAAGGTCCACCGTCAAAAGCTCAAAGAACCGTTCTCGACTCCCTCccttcttccttctcctccGTCTTCCTCCCTCCCGCCGACCTCACCGACCTCCCTCCGACGGCTCGCATCGAGACTCGCATCTCCCTCACCGTGAGCCGTTCCAACCCCGAGCTCCGGCGAGTCTTCGAGACGTTCGCGGCGGAGGGGCGTTTGCCGACGGTGCTCGTCGTCGATCTTTTCGGTACGGCCGCTTTCGACGTAGCCGTGGAGTTCCACGTGTCGCCTTATATTTTCTTCCCATCAACGGCCAACGTCTTGTCGTTTTTTCTCCATTTCCCGAAACTCGCCGAAACGATGTCGTGTGACTTTGGTGAGTTAACCGAACCGGTTAAGTTCCCCGGGTGTGTACCGTTGTCTGGAAAAGATGTTCTTGACCCGGCTCAAGATCGGAAAAATGACGCGTACAAATGGCTTCTCCACAACACCAAGAGGTACAAAGAAGCGGAAGGGATTCTTGTGAATTCGTTTGTCGAGCTAGAGCCAAATGCTATCAAGGCCTTGCAAGAACCGGGTCTTGATAAACCACCGGTTTACCCAATCGGACCGTTGGTTAACATTGGTCAGCAAGAGGGTAGTAACGGGGTGGAAAaggccgagtgtttgaagtggtTGGATAAACAACCGCTCGGTTCGGTTTTGTATGTTTCATTTGGGAGTGGTGGTGCACTCACGCTTGAGCAGCAAAATGAGCTTGCTCTTGGTCTTGCAGACAGCGAGCAACGGTTCCTTTGGGTCATACGTAGTCCGAGTCAAGTTGCTGATGCTTCGTTTTTCAATTCACATAGCGAATCCGACCCGTTAAGCTATTTACCACCCGGTTTCTTGGAACGGACCAACGGCAGAGGCTTTATGATCCCTTCATGGGCTCCACAAGCCCAAATTCTAGCTCATTCGTCTACAGGAGGGTTTTTGACTCATTGTGGATGGAACTCGACTCTAGAGAGTATAGTAAGCGGTGTTCCGCTCATTGCATGGCCATTATACGCCGAGCAGAAGATGAATGCGGTTTCGTTGGCCGAAGATATTCGTGTTGCGATTAGAGCTCGTGCGGGGGACGATGGGGTGGTGAGAAGAGAAGAGGTGGTTAGAGTGGTTAAGGGATTAATGGAAGGTGAAGAAGGTAAATGCGTGAGGAATAAGATGAAAGAAATGAAGGAAGGAGCTAGTAGGGTGTTGAGTGATGATGGGTCCTCTACAAAGGCACTTAGTCTTGTTGCGTTAAAGTGGAAAGACCACCAAAAAGGGTTAGTGCAAAATGGCAAGCACtgaatatgaaattatttatcaatttatgtATACGTATGTGTCTCGTCGTATGTGTTATGTGCAGTTGTGTGTTGTCTATGCATGTTTATAATTTCTTTTGCTGCTTTTGTGTCATCAACTACTTTTTCCTTAATGATGTTAGCTTTTGATTTATTGGTAAGTAAGCTTTAGATGCATGGTGCAGTTAAGACCTGCTACaaggcctgggcattcgggtacccgttggcgtTCGGGTTAGGTTTTTCGGATTTCGATTCTTTTTTATAACACTTCCTAGGTCTCATTCTAGTAAATTTAcaagtacgggtcgggttcggatataacatatcgggttcgggtcggttttatatcacatcatagaacccataaagtaaccatatatcattcgaattcgggttatatcggatcggttcggatatacctgaaataaaatctaaaatttaaaagcaaaacataagaaatatatacttatctatatataattaagtatttaaagtagttatttaaattttaaatacttattgttagatatcatatcaaaataaatatgaaattgaatatttgaagtatatattcatgtttcaattaattatattgtatattagttTGGACATTCGGAACGGTTTCTTCAGATATCTTTTcggaatttttggttttttcggtttttcgggttacccgttcgggttcggttaatagcacttcgggttcggatatgttttgtaccaccttaCAAGATCTATTCGggtatttttttacatttcggaccGGGTACGGatcggatttttcggttcgggtttggttcggatttcggaTTATGGATTTTATGCCCAGGCCTACCCGCTACAATGCTACAAATGGTCCAATTAATACTTTCTCATTTTCAAAGTAATTGATATTTACTACGTTGTGCTGAGTTAGTGATTTAGCGCAAAAAACTTATATACATTGTGTTCCATGTTAGCTTCCCGTTGAAATGAATGTTTTAGACCTTGTTACACCAaattgatattatattttttggggggttttaaattagataatattttcaaatgtcAATACAAATTAATTatctttatgttttaaaaccATTTATATTATGCATTATGTTTAACTGTTTACTAAtagtatttaactaaataaacatatactatTTCAGAATggagataataatatttaagaaaaatatatactataattcAAGATATAAATTTTGTTAGAGTCCATTTGTCTGAATTTGTAGCAGGCGTTTTGTTTGAATTTGTAGTAGGCGTTTTGTTTGAATTTGGAAGCGGATGGTTTAATGACACGATTGAACTTTTGTTATTCACTATGGTAACCGTGATTTGTGACAAATGGTTACTTTGAAGTGATTCTTCAAATATCCGTTTGTTTCAGTTGTAACACATGTTTAAATCTCGTCACTCATCATATATCAGTCAGACATCGATTTCAGACCATTTTGTTTGCGTATTAATCTGTAACGTTTTCTGTTTAGTGGTAATTGGTAAACGACGAAAATCAATGGGAGGAAAAAGACCTCACAAATGGACGAAGAAGAAataaatgtgtgtgtgtgggtgTGGAGTAGGTGAAATAGCGTTTAATCGCCACAACGCAAAGAACATGAGTGGGACCTGAAGACAGCATGTCGTTTTATGACTTGTAAAACGTTGAAGTAGGTGGTTATTTGCGATTTTCCAATGTGTTTTAACTGTGTTAGAAATACACATTACATTTACTTTCCTTCTAGAATGCTCTTTGACCGATTCTTATCTGTTGCATCAGACTTTATCTTAAGAGGCAGGGACAATAGCTAATGTTCAGTTTGGGCATACACAACTGACTAAACTCTCGCCTTATTTACTAGAAGAAGCCTAGTTCcattttatttctcttttagGAAGGCCCAGATATCCTTAGTCCATATACAATGGTTTATAGAGACGGTTGAATTACTCTTAGTCCCACGGGGCCAGACTTTTAAATAAACATTTACCATCCAAACAAGAAAATACCTTAAGAACAAACATAATCCTACACTTAGGGGCCCAAAAACCTATCAACCCAAACAACATTTCACGTAAGCTTATACGTGAATTGTAATGTTCAAGagcaaaattttacaaaatactaACCCTTATCCCATAGACAAAGATATATTATTTGGTCAACCCatgaaacattaaaaatacaaacacTCACTTCACGTACTTTTTGCTTCC
This genomic stretch from Brassica napus cultivar Da-Ae chromosome C9, Da-Ae, whole genome shotgun sequence harbors:
- the LOC106365645 gene encoding uncharacterized protein LOC106365645, which codes for MRSRDDDAHEADGSRSDAGSSRTDEEKHSRLGSQRSGKSQDLSDPNYASDTSSKNTTTTNTIEYTEQERAELLRRLDSIKDHLLRGGGSVVNENQQSLRPSYYYQHPYPEPYPYPGPVHGYHQDPYRRPPPVPYPNQMAPPRPYPGTHYVDIGADIVDQGTYFPATPSRYSDMPPYSPVSSHQRLYNNSPSFPSSVTSSDPRGGGGGGGYARWPSDLDSEMGGGGAFPRGYVKKAVSVSDDARLCHPLAGGAPFIACHSCFELLCLPKRKLLAQERLHKLQCGACSEVISFRIVEKKLVFSSGNEGGATESVYVEVEDRSTTNTVVAVEEQSSVDFSNSGSDFPRKDEEEEEPIRNHQNTTKSIRSESQLSDDVERLSISSESLQQKEVKSVRRRAKGSKASQPAAAPESASLLELFEYSNVNRAALAYGMAELGYHKPDKQEFFTKQDSVKPESLATETEVSYNGYSNTEISEDSNGREDSNNSNNRPRSRKGSESGSTEVTTRSSTDDQGKLLEVWVNGHLIPEERVSSAEKLAGPVQAGKYWYDYRAGFWGVMGKPCLGIIPPFIEEFSHHPMPDNCGAGNTEVKVNGRELHKRDLELLAGRGLPRDKNRSYILDISGRILDGESGEELKSLGKLAPTVDKVKHGFGMRVPRSLAS
- the LOC125593229 gene encoding protein trichome birefringence-like 26 translates to MEQQLTLVLLATPKGANFDEQTLHGASSSSSARSTTSSFTRTFLKFSVYFSLVALAYYFIISSFTVPPPIFIALDSPPESPSGNVSSPKCDLFTGDWIPDPSGPLYTNHSCPHIQDFQNCMLNGRPDVNYLFWRWKPRGCDLPRFSSSQFLDRVRNKWWAFIGDSIARNHVQSLICILSQVEEVEEIYHDKEFRSKIWRFPSHNFTLSVIWSPFLVKSETLGTSSDIQLYLDQLDHKWTHQYSNFDYVVISGGKWFLKATIFHESNTVTGCHYCHGKYNLTDLGYDYSYRKTLKLVRNFVRDSTHKPLVLFRTTTPDHFETAEWNAGGYCNRTMPFKEDEAKLKTVDAVMRDVELDVFQNFGEGSTNFRLLDTTGMSFLRPDGHPGPYRHPHPFAGGKVKSSVQNDCLHWCLPGPIDSWNDVMVETILNR
- the LOC125593230 gene encoding UDP-glycosyltransferase 72B1-like; translated protein: MRSLYKAITQHLINYKKERKKFSNHKTFKRKQKFCISMEESKAPHVAIIPSPGMGHLIPLVQFAKQLVQRHGFSVTFIVVGEGPPSKAQRTVLDSLPSSFSSVFLPPADLTDLPPTARIETRISLTVSRSNPELRRVFETFAAEGRLPTVLVVDLFGTAAFDVAVEFHVSPYIFFPSTANVLSFFLHFPKLAETMSCDFGELTEPVKFPGCVPLSGKDVLDPAQDRKNDAYKWLLHNTKRYKEAEGILVNSFVELEPNAIKALQEPGLDKPPVYPIGPLVNIGQQEGSNGVEKAECLKWLDKQPLGSVLYVSFGSGGALTLEQQNELALGLADSEQRFLWVIRSPSQVADASFFNSHSESDPLSYLPPGFLERTNGRGFMIPSWAPQAQILAHSSTGGFLTHCGWNSTLESIVSGVPLIAWPLYAEQKMNAVSLAEDIRVAIRARAGDDGVVRREEVVRVVKGLMEGEEGKCVRNKMKEMKEGASRVLSDDGSSTKALSLVALKWKDHQKGLVQNGKH